A genomic region of Paralichthys olivaceus isolate ysfri-2021 chromosome 18, ASM2471397v2, whole genome shotgun sequence contains the following coding sequences:
- the cdk5rap2 gene encoding CDK5 regulatory subunit-associated protein 2 isoform X4, with protein sequence MKDRCRICCARLAGSQCRWIFSSSAQRKLQVILSHVLGWEVTRDGRGEFLCGKCVFQLEKVVQCDVNLTQLLEDHNSQIQKLQAAKEHMIQCIVHIYNKNNPSLDKRVGESTHCKSPPRSSGVGSPDEGQQLGEIGLGHLGNCMRRCVSLDRIASRGTVSGRSGLKSSRLGSGAGLDGSMKSFGLRGTRQRSKSMYFDLVQRKGILPRSGFKGLSTSLQSLNRDFSSDTYTEPPLKVKLAEAKAFVARHGGATVDPGGKVQARALLWSSSNQPSVISDLIQLLRCISKQHITAPAGSHIPVLKRLSTGQLKPGAMRRHREAALKSLHDLTEEFDDEYTSVRVESEVSRLESVNKHLTEELSQTRSTNENLTKTLEETQTQYKTLSGKLEQKENELSLEGKNALKRDKTIQGLTQVLREKEKEIAELCHEIEDRDDALAKAREAAHKAQLQKYQGAEEHQNLLMAKQTELSQLQGEHNVKVLEAQKLKRALDRKEQELADLQQAKDQLEVELEDLQQQKKKGDKALNDLNNQLKKLSGEIGERESALEQQYQELLDQTKRKVQAHEVTIQRLTSTLADKEQQLQEYINMFRDFEQSKSPGGNDNVLSKLRQRLKEKEKALEQALDEKFAAIEEKDNEIHQLQLSLREKERDLDRLNNLLSHNEETINSFDSLIKEKDVELQHLANTLKNLQRAKQDVEDNLNRSLREKDSIISQLQLSLEGKTKDMEEMAKSMLSQSQSHVHDLAEQMGQRLKVTEVMLAEAVKARERLVADNESAVEGLLATISSKDQLLKESAEHYNRMLSERTQDIQELKKQLSDRQQQLATAEKQSSVRAQEDCLETANLQALLAEKDSLINKLLLHGQERDQFQAEPDHVLELRQTIQIMQEKLDERDAELCRRNGGDNVENIPLSRKTVVILKTELAQKTEALNNALKRENELKISLAELQSLLSELEGRSEGQTANIESLTSTLKTKDEIINVLHQRLGQKGDSRGDHMQDQVIGSGLERSFPGLPQRERTMIGGDSQQEALPNLIALQQEHDALNKALRAEQQLYSSLVRTVKEQDSAQRLHALQLELTAVQLLRQQLEESIKSNEELKDDLEREIHRAKLGEGMDPTDPKELESMRHQLEDAQRWNASLQARLGAIQNRGGGVGGANDGGDTLSFIGDQTSYMSICVGEGQDDSLCQLSEQELKQKVLDLQDCVSRLQTVNNELQSRLSLLEKSEHEASNKEGKDMVSTWNQQLKRTQETQLLADSDRKHHPGRNKESQTDIKLGQMVSGKQLGNENMDSGLSQSREHPQSGNNTLDTGEREQKNGDVMALKSLLTDCGATSVSHLREKLHRLASENVEMRGLLKEQKSAECKEKESTDASGNSSDGQAELRQSMETLPIKVSNEKGAEVVVSTANGMETSKTKGPGHATRHGAGLKSRLPVPVRQREETGSSSMQSTRPEYLRTDALQHPHSDDVYQQLHAETDFSISLQQSTSTAQHSRGSAGLDKGSEAEQRLDNTQTDSALFTQLELLHQECQEKEALINKLSEQLADWEELHTQLQEKEQLNHQYVEALQAAESTIAYLTACSLDNQGGFGSHTSSGAGSGSVGSDAALHSRCMELQKALQDKEELNNQLIELVIMAEKAITCSNSQENNPEIRDLCSQIDSALQQVNASSKRDSPRGVSGSTNASMQELQRHTDSLQEALWEQNKLNAELREKLRDADAAAKQSYNSNSAGQDGKPSRQLAAENGSEEHHGAMGSSVDASLTQDLTKAVINCLSATESAIASLAEHCTYPGSSTSAKSSRISSDLQVNLNKLQRALQEREELGESTQIQTTKSSSKCSTAVTGTKGQLPRDLHQNLCLLCKVYNDLSHRISELQISLQEEKGHREESEAHRSVQDGKGLPPNVQAQLESLHKALREKKKAYKSLEEKLATALTETTPTQTARKALEQDDKGVQVDLQDLGYETSGKSENDREESSSTDLEVGVNPSRSASSLPSLLKHEQATFSSTENLDSTSSTPYPSSPALSSAKVSLKSLQVYDEYGVSENPLQLQGQVRELKAQLENQTKLILQMQNLLRRNSLSSDLIANASDPSVVIRDQEGTRKEDRCQDSSYRTVQQREKKEGENQAMKDKTSRLNLDQERERTLNKSTTEQLPQTHSRSTSPARLDSLVKSQARELSQLRQQIKESRGLGALQRRQLEELSNAFKELLQASKVDFYMGEVVKEQLDKSLNLLDRLEGRLDKGESHLDNEDAAALELSRSLGELQQGSHSLLSHEDMRDLPDNPARIQLELDHLRLELEGDRELLQQCIRVLVQQNLTLAKCTREQLDLLAKELQEKNRLIQTLQSQFGSQSPSSHHSSHSDLYHSDRTSSSCHSPQGGSRSPSQRHSSDWMGAAVPPVGGAQADGVSSHRGASSRLQGLQRENGRLREQLRGNEELNATLRSELDLHRSIISQSSPYHQNWDQGQDKQGPGPQTEAHEVDRDIAPQSAPEQHSTMNSDLLAEHLQEIRALRQRLEESIRTNDRLREQLERRLAEVEKDPATNIFIQGNEEQGHLANEVRFLRGQNQTLKEQLNLASRDKQRENEKLRETLARRTAKLEQSRKESEAIRQENSRLQEGLEHISQENSELQDSLHHSKEELHRLQCEVKLQRQQLSDSQHLLQSLRVELQVYEKIKIDAHKHNESSETNQEPLPVPSSSSLDLSELLSEIRHLRLQLERSIQTNTALRQRLEEQLLRGPNRSETININYLLSSPDEGGRSPGREGCDLRHSFQYNEQTNVLDEKRRARSEVGGGSFSSSSGDSGAPSRLVPGHRMWANRNGRHVLGLIEDYNALRKQISEGRKLSHSMDTQLQECLHTVRQQSSDNKVMEQQHLKSLSSSMSTMQHVLEEAGRLLKLVWRVSLPAGNTAGDSGNNQQQDELLKTEIARLKSRLSQQERMLSGAVKRLRSTNQLKEGMERVIIDQLALTHGVLKKARGNLETNYCTVFGLKGLSGGPDEGGPSHWPVGGTTEPERRSAPISGPGRHSASSDSDTSLHCSF encoded by the exons ATGAAGGACCGATGTCGTATATGTTGTGCTCGTCTGGCAGGCAGCCAGTGTCGCTGGATCTTCAGCTCATCAGCACAGAGGAAGCTACAAGTGATCTTGTCCCATGTCCTGGGTTGGGAGGTGACACGCGATGGTCGAGGCGAGTTCCTCTGtgggaaatgtgttttccaGTTGGAGAAGGTGGTACAGTGTGATGTTAACCTCACCCAGCTGCTGGAAGATCACAACAGTCAGATCCAGAAACTGCAGGCGGCGAAAGAACACATGATCCAGTGCATCGTCCACATctacaacaaaaacaacccaAGCTTGGACAAGAGAGTTGGGGAGAGCACTCACTGCAAGTCTCCACCCAGATCCTCTGGGGTTGGCAGTCCTGATGAAGGACAGCAGTTAGGTGAGATTGGACTTGGTCACTTGGGGAATTGCATGAGAAGGTGTGTGAGTCTGGACAGAATTGCTAGTAGAGGGACAGTCTCTGGGCGCTCAGGCCTCAAGAGCAGCAGGCTTGGGTCAGGGGCAGGGCTTGATGGCTCTATGAAGAGTTTTGGTCTCAGAGGAACACGCCAACGTTCAAAGAGCATGTATTTTGACCTGGTCCAACGTAAAGGCATACTACCCAGATCTGGATTCAAAGGACTCTCCACATCCCTGCAGTCCTTGAATCGAGACTTTTCGTCAGACACGTATACAGAGCCTCCACTCAAAGTGAAACTCGCAGAGGCCAAGGCATTTGTAGCCAGGCATGGTGGTGCCACTGTTGACCCAGGAGGAAAAGTCCAGGCCAGAGCACTGCTCTGGAGCTCCTCAAATCAACCATCTGTGATCTCTGACTTGATCCAGCTTTTACGCTGCATTTCCAAGCAACACATCACTGCCCCTGCAGGAAGCCACATCCCTGTCCTGAAGAGGCTAAGTACTGGCCAACTTAAACCTGGAGCAATGCGCAGACACAGAGAAGCAGCATTGAAGTCTCTTCATGATCTTACAGAGGAATTTGATGATGAATATACCTCTGTCAGAGTGGAG AGTGAGGTTAGCCGATTGGAGTCCGTCAATAAGCACCTGACTGAAGAGCTCTCACAGACAAGAAGCACCAACGAGAACCTGACAAAAACACTAGAGGAAACCCAAACTCAGTACAAG ACCCTGTCAGGGAAGTTGGAGCAGAAGGAGAATGAACTCAGCTTGGAGGGTAAAAATGCCCTGAAGCGAGACAAAACAATCCAGGGGTTGACTCAGGTCCTccgagaaaaggaaaaagag ATTGCAGAGCTGTGTCATGAGATTGAGGACAGGGATGATGCTCTAGCCAAGGCTAGAGAGGCAGCACATAAGGCTCAACTGCAGAAATACCAG GGAGCAGAGGAACACCAAAACCTATTAAtggcaaaacaaacagagctgtCCCAACTCCAGGGGGAACACAATGTCAAAGTGCTTGAAGCACAAAAGCTAAAGCGTGCCCTGGACAGAAAGGAGCAAGAGCTGGCTGACTTGCAACAAGCAAAGGACCAACTGGAGGTTGAACTGGAAGACCTgcaacagcagaagaagaaaggagaCAAAGCCCTGAAT GATCTTAATAATCAGCTGAAGAAGCTAAGCGGTGAGAttggggagagggagagtgcTCTGGAGCAGCAGTACCAGGAGCTGCTAGATCAAACCAAAAGAAAAGTGCAAGCCCATGAGGTCACCATCCAGCGGCTTACATCCACCCTTGCTGATAAAGAGCAGCAGCTACAG GAATACATAAATATGTTCAGAGACTTTGAGCAAAGCAAAAGCCCAGGAGGAAACGACAATGTGCTTTCCAAGCTGCGGCAAAGactgaaagaaaaggagaaggcTCTGGAG CAAGCACTGGATGAGAAGTTTGCTGCCATTGAggagaaagacaatgagattcacCAGCTGCAGCTGTCTCTaagggagaaggaaagagacCTGGACAGGCTAAATAACTTGCTATCTCACAACGAGGAAACCATAAAT AGTTTTGATAGTCTGATCAAGGAGAAggatgtggagctgcagcatctTGCAAACACACTCAAAAACCTTCAGAGAGCAAAGCAAGATGTAGAAGATAACCTGAACAGATCACTGAGGGAGAAGGACTCCATCATCAGCCAACTGCAGCTCTCCCTGGAGGGCAAGACAAAGGACATGGAG GAAATGGCCAAATCCATGCTAAGCCAGTCACAAAGTCATGTACATGACCTTGCTGAACAGATGGGCCAGAGGTTAAAAGTGACAGAGGTTATGTTGGCTGAGGCTGTGAAAGCCAGGGAAAGGCTGGTTGCAGACAATGAAAGCGCAGTGGAAGGACTGTTGGCTACAATCAGCAGCAAGGACCAACTTCTCAAG gAGTCTGCTGAGCACTACAACCGCATGTTGTCTGAGCGTACACAAGACATTCAGGAACTAAAGAAGCAGCTGTCTGACAGGCAACAGCAGCTTGCCACTGCTGAGAAGCAAAGCTCTGTAAGAGCCCAGGAGGATTGTTTAGAGACTGCAAACCTCCAAGCACTGCTTGCTGAAAAAGACAGCCTCATCAAT AAACTTCTGCTGCATGGTCAGGAGAGGGACCAGTTTCAGGCGGAGCCAGATCATGTGTTGGAGCTCAGACAAACTATCCAAATCATGCAGGAGAAGTTGGACGAGAGGGATG CTGAGCTGTGTAGAAGGAATGGCGGCGATAATGTGGAGAACATCCCACTCTCCAGGAAGACAGTTGTCATCCTGAAGACTGAGCTGGCACAGAAAACTGAGGCACTGAACAATGCCCTGAAGAGGGAGAATGAACTGAAG ATCTCATTGGCGGAGCTACAGTCATTACTGTCTGAGCTGGAGGGTCGCAGTGAAGGTCAGACTGCTAATATTGAGTCACTGACTTCCACTCTGAAGACCAAGGATGAGATAATCAAT GTTCTTCACCAGCGCCTTGGGCAGAAGGGTGACAGTCGGGGTGATCACATGCAGGATCAGGTTATTGGCTCTGGCCTGGAAAGATCATTCCCTGGACTCCCACAAAGAGAGAGAACCATGATTGGTGGAGACAGCCAGCAAGAG GCTTTACCCAACCTTATAGCCCTGCAACAGGAACATGATGCTCTTAACAAAGCCCTGAGAGCGGAACAACAGCTCTACTCTAGCCTGGTCAGGACTGTTAAAGAGCAGGACAG TGCCCAGCGTCTCCATGCTCTGCAGCTGGAACTGACTGCGGTGCAGCTCCTCAGGCAGCAGCTAGAGGAGAGCATCAAATCTAATGAGGAGCTCAAGGATGACTTGGAGAGAGAGATACACAGAGCCAAACTCGGAGAAG GCATGGACCCCACTGATCCTAAAGAACTCGAGAGCATGAGACATCAGCTCGAAGATGCACAGCGCTGGAATGCATCTCTGCAGGCTCGCTTAGGAGCAATCCAGAACCGTGGAGGAGGGGTCGGTGGGGCCAATGATGGTG GCGACACTTTGAGTTTCATTGGCGATCAGACTTCCTACATGAGTATATGTGTGGGGGAGGGGCAGGATGACAGCTTGTGTCAACTCTCTGAACAAGAGCTAAAGCAGAAG GTGCTGGACCTGCAGGATTGTGTAAGCAGACTGCAGACTGTAAACAACGAGTTGCAGAGCCGACTGTCGCTATTGGAGAAGTCAGAGCATGAGGCTTCCAACAAGGAGGGAAAAGACATGGTCAGCACCTGGAATCAG CAGCTAAAGAGGACGCAGGAGACACAGCTTTTGGCTGACAGTGACAGGAAGCATCACCCTGGTAGGAACAAAGAGAGCCAGACAGACATCAAACTAGGACAG ATGGTGTCTGGAAAACAATTGGGTAATGAGAATATGGACAGTGGTCTTAGCCAGAGTAGAGAACATCCTCAGTCTGGCAACAACACTTTggacactggagagagagaacagaagaaTGGAGATGTAATGGCACTTAAATCCCTGCTGACTGATTGTGGGGCTACATCAGTCTCACACCTCAG AGAGAAGTTGCACAGACTGGCAtctgaaaatgtggaaatgcGGGGTCTATTGAAGGAACAAAAATCTGCAGAgtgtaaagaaaaagagagcaCGGATGCCTCAGGGAACAGCAGTGATGGACAGGCCGAATTGAGGCAGAGTATGGAAACACTGCCGATCAAGGTGTCAAATGAAAAGGGAGCGGAGGTAGTTGTCAGCACTGCCAATGGGATGGAGACGTCAAAAACTAAAGGACCAGGCCATGCCACAAGGCATGGG GCTGGTCTCAAATCTCGCCTTCCTGTtcctgtgagacagagagaggagactggcagcagcagcatgcagtCAACTAGACCTGAATACCTGAGGACTGATGCACTTCAACACCCTCATTCGGATGATGTGTATCAGCAATTACACGCAGAAACTGACTTCTCAATATCTCTCCAGCAAAGCACTTCCACTGCACAGCATAGCAGAGGTTCAGCAGGGTTGGACAAGGGCTCTGAAGCTGAACAGAGACTGGATAACACCCAGACTGACTCTGCTCTATTCACTCAGCTGGAGCTCCTCCACCAGGAGTGTCAGGAGAAAGAAGCCCTAATCAACAAGCTCAGTGAGCAGCTTGCTGACTGGGAAGAGCTCCACACTCAGCTTCAGGAAAAGGAACAGCTTAATCACCAGTATGTTGAAGCCCTACAGGCTGCAGAATCAACTATTGCTTACCTGACTGCCTGCAGTCTGGACAACCAGGGAGGATTTGGATCACACACCAGTTCAGGAGCAGGTTCTGGTTCTGTGGGTTCAGATGCTGCCCTCCACAGTCGATGCATGGAGCTGCAGAAAGCCCTACAGGACAAGGAGGAGCTTAACAACCAGCTTATTGAGCTTGTGATTATGGCAGAGAAAGCCATCACCTGCTCCAACAGCCAGGAAAATAATCCAGAAATCAGGGATCTTTGCTCACAGATAGACAGCGCCCTGCAGCAGGTTAATGCATCCTCAAAGAGAGACAGCCCAAGAGGTGTTTCTGGAAGCACTAACGCCTCAATGCAGGAGTTGCAGCGACACACAGACTCTTTGCAGGAGGCACTTTGGGAGCAGAACAAGCTCAATGCAGAGCTGAGGGAAAAACTGAGAGATGCAGATGCTGCTGCTAAACAGAGCTACAACAGTAACAGTGCTGGCCAGGATGGTAAACCTTCAAGGCAGTTAGCAGCAGAGAATGGCTCAGAGGAACACCACGGGGCAATGGGAAGTTCTGTTGACGCTAGTTTAACTCAGGATTTGACAAAAGCTGTAATTAACTGCCTAAGTGCAACTGAGTCTGCCATTGCCTCTCTAGCAGAACACTGTACATATCCTGGCTCCTCGACTTCTGCTAAATCCTCACGGATCAGCTCTGACCTGCAGGTGAATTTAAACAAACTTCAGAGAGCCCTGCAAGAGAGGGAAGAACTGGGAGAATCCACCCAGATACAAACAACCAAATCCAGCAGCAAGTGTAGCACCGCTGTCACTGGAACAAAGGGTCAACTTCCCAGAGACCTCCATCAaaatctctgtctcctctgcaaGGTCTACAATGATCTCTCTCACAGGATTTCTGAATTGCAGATTTCCTTACAAGAAGAGAAAGGCCATAGAGAAGAGAGCGAGGCCCACAGGTCAGTGCAGGATGGAAAGGGATTACCACCAAATGTTCAGGCCCAGCTAGAGTCTCTCCACAAGGcactgagagagaagaagaaagcatATAAAAGCCTGGAAGAGAAACTAGCCACCGCTCTTACTGAGACAACCCCCACCCAAACTGCACGGAAAG CTCTGGAGCAGGATGACAAAGGCGTGCAGGTGGATTTGCAAGACCTGGGTTACGAAACCAGTGGCAAGAGTGAAAACGATAGGGAAGAGAGCAGTAGCACAG ATCTAGAGGTTGGTGTGAACCCAAGTCGTAGTGCTTCTAGCCTGCCTTCCCTACTGAAACACGAACAggccaccttctcctccactgAAAACCTGGACTCAACCTCCAGCACACCGTATCCAAGTTCTCCAGCTCTCAGCTCAGCCAAG GTCAGTCTGAAAAGCCTTCAGGTCTATGACGAGTACGGTGTTTCTGAAAATCCTCTCCAGCTTCAGGGACAAGTGAGAGAGCTGAAGGCCCAGCTGGAAAACCAGACCAAACTCATCCTCCAAATGCAAAACCTTCTGCGTAGGAACTCCCTCTCCAGTGACCTTATTGCCAACGCCTCTGACCCCTCCGTTGTCATCAGGGATCAAGAAGGGACACGGAAGGAGGACCGTTGCCAGGATAGTAGCTACAGAACTGTGCAGcaaagggagaaaaaggagggagagaaccAGGCGATGAAGGATAAAACCAGCCGTCTGAATTTggaccaggagagagagaggacactgAACAAAAGCACAACTGAACAGCTGCCACAGACCCACAGCCGCTCTACATCACCTGCCCG ACTGGACTCCCTGGTGAAGTCACAAGCCAGGGAGCTGTCACAACTGAGGCAGCAGATCAAGGAGAGCCGGGGACTGGGAGCCCTGCAGCGCCgacagctggaggagctgagcaACGCCTTTaaggagctgctgcaggccaGCAAAGTCGACTTCTACATGGGGGAGGTAGTCAAAGAGCAGCTGGACAAGAGCCTGAATCTTCTGGACAGACTGGAGGGACGGCTGGACAAAG GAGAGTCTCATCTGGATAATGAGGATGCGGCAGCTCTGGAACTGTCTCGCAG TCTCGGGGAGCTTCAGCAGGGATCACATTCCCTGCTGTCCCATGAGGACATGAGAGATCTCCCTGACAACCCAGCTAGAATCCAACTGGAGTTAGATCATCTGCGTTTGGAGCTAGAGGGCGAtagagagctgctgcagcagtgcaTCAGAGTCCTGGTTCAACAAAACCTCACCCTGGCCAAATGCACCAGAGAGCAGCTGGATCT gTTGGCtaaagagctgcaggagaagaaccGTCTCATCCAGACCCTGCAGAGCCAGTTCGGAAGCCAAAGTCCCAGCAGCCACCACAGCTCTCACTCTGACCTGTACCACTCTGACAGGACCTCTTCCTCCTGCCATAGCCCACAAGGTGGCAGTCGATCTCCAA GCCAGCGACACTCCTCTGATTGGATGGGAGCAGCTGTTCCACCTGTAGGTGGAGCTCAGGCGGACGGTGTGTCCAGTCACAGGGGTGCTTCCAGCAGACTGCAGGGCCTGCAGAGGGAGAACGGGCGACTGCGGGAGCAGCTGAGAGGCAACGAGGAGCTCAACGCCACCCTGCGCAGTGAACTGGACCTACATCGATCAATTATTTCCCAGAGCAGCCCGTACCATCAGAATTGGGATCAAGGCCAGGACAAGCAGGGGCCAGGGCCTCAGACAGAAGCTCATGAAGTAGACAGAGACATTGCCCCACAGAGTGCTCCTGAGCAGCATAGCACTATGAATTCAG ACCTGCTGGCAGAACACCTGCAGGAGATTCGAGCTCTGCGACAACGTCTGGAGGAGAGCATCCGCACAAACGACCGTCTCAGGGAACAGCTGGAGAGGAGACTAGCCGAGGTGGAGAAAGACCCAG CTACCAACATCTTCATCCAGGGTAATGAGGAGCAGGGGCATCTGGCTAATGAGGTGCGATTTCTCAGGGGACAAAATCAAACCCTAAAGGAACAGCTCAACCTGGCATCTCGAG ACAAGCAGAGGGAGAACGAGAAGCTACGCGAGACTCTGGCCAGACGGACTGCCAAACTAGAGCAGAGCAGGAAGGAGTCTGAAGCAATCAGGCAGGAAAATAGCCGACTTCAGGAGGGGCTGGAGCACATTAGCCAAGAAaactcagagctgcaggattcactgcaccacagcaaagaggagctgcatag gttGCAGTGTGAGGTGAAGCTCCAGCGGCAGCAGCTGTCTGACTCCCAGCATCTTCTCCAGTCACTGCGAGTGGAGCTGCAAGTTTATGAAAAGATCAAGATTGATGCTCACAAACACAACG AATCCAGTGAGACAAACCAGGAGCCACTTCCTGTTCCATCCTCCAGCTCTTTGGACCTGAGCGAGCTTCTGTCAGAGATCCGTCACCTGAGGCTGCAGCTGGAGAGGAGCATCCAGACCAACACGGCTCTGCGGCAGagactggaggagcagctgctccGAGGACCCAACCGCTCTGAAACCATCAACATCAACTACCTGCTGTCATCTCCAG ATGAAGGGGGCAGGTCACCAGGTCGTGAAGGCTGCGATCTTCGCCACTCATTTCAGTACAACGAACAAACCAATGTCCTGG atgagAAACGCCGCGCTCGTTCAGAGGTGGGCGGTGGgtccttcagcagcagctctggtgaCTCTGGCGCTCCGTCTCGTCTGGTGCCGGGCCACAGGATGTGGGCCAATCGCAACGGCCGCCACGTTTTAGGCCTGATCGAGGACTACAACGCCCTGCGGAAGCAGATCTCAGAGGGTCGTAAGCTGTCGCACAGCATGGACACACAACTGCAGGAGTGTCTGCACACAGTCAGGCAGCAGAGCTCTGACAACAAG GTGATGGAACAGCAGCATCTGAAGAGTTTGTCCAGCAGCATGAGTACCATGCAGCATGTGTTAGAGGAGGCCGGTCGACTGCTCAAACTGGTGTGGAGAGTCTCTCTGCCAGCTGGAAACACAGCAGGGGACAGTGGCAACAACCAGCAG caGGACGAGCTGCTGAAAACTGAGATAGCCAGACTGAAAAGCCGGCTGTCGCAGCAGGAGAGGATGCTGAGTGGAGCCGTGAAACGCCTCCGCAGCACCAACCAGCTCAAAGAGGGAATGGAGAGGGTCATCATCGATCAGT TGGCTCTAACTCATGGAGTGTTGAAGAAAGCCAGGGGAAACTTAGAG ACAAATTACTGTACCGTCTTTGGCCTGAAGGGCCTGTCTGGAGGACCAGACGAAG gAGGTCCCAGTCACTGGCCAGTAGGGGGCACTACAGAGCCTGAGAGGAGGAGTGCACCCATTTCCGGACCAGGCAGACACTCAGCGTCCTCAGACAGCGACACCTCTCTGCACTGCAGCTTCTAA